Proteins found in one Corynebacterium canis genomic segment:
- a CDS encoding DUF3662 and FHA domain-containing protein, producing MSVMGRIAKLDSALQRGLDNGFAFVFGGKVVPAELEELLKQEIEDNLSRPNGNGILAPNFFEVSVSTKDFVNLSSQHPSLPADFADRMGRFARNKGWSLAGPVVVFVTLDGSIRTGQLKARSTSNPNPGTASGYAGNDVEPPPQQQPHSYGGAAGGNGYQPNPETFLQPAQQPMHQPPMPQPSADSQQFPPEPSSPFQGGSYSSDSYQPEPSARSDGYQPMHQPPMPQSPPPGLPPLRQSPGQQHIQEEPATEIVPAPHLQNFPTVLLVLQDGSNRSYQVQEGSNIIGRGVDADLRLPDTGVSRQHAEVTWDGRDAVLVDLQSTNGTTVNSMPVENWLLADGDVIAVGHSYIEVRISG from the coding sequence GTGTCCGTAATGGGCCGAATTGCCAAGCTGGACAGTGCCCTTCAGCGTGGCTTGGACAACGGTTTCGCTTTCGTGTTTGGAGGCAAGGTTGTCCCTGCTGAGCTGGAAGAACTTCTCAAGCAAGAAATAGAAGATAATCTCTCCCGACCCAACGGTAACGGTATCCTGGCTCCAAACTTCTTCGAGGTTTCAGTAAGTACTAAGGATTTCGTCAACCTCTCCTCACAGCACCCTTCGTTGCCTGCTGATTTCGCGGATCGTATGGGACGTTTTGCTCGGAATAAGGGTTGGTCGCTGGCGGGGCCGGTTGTAGTATTTGTCACGCTGGATGGCAGCATACGGACCGGCCAGCTCAAGGCACGGTCAACCTCGAATCCCAACCCCGGAACCGCAAGTGGTTATGCCGGTAACGATGTCGAACCACCGCCGCAACAGCAACCTCATTCTTATGGTGGCGCAGCTGGGGGCAATGGGTACCAACCGAACCCGGAAACCTTTTTGCAGCCTGCCCAGCAGCCGATGCATCAGCCCCCTATGCCACAGCCGAGTGCGGATTCTCAGCAATTCCCGCCGGAGCCTTCGTCGCCTTTCCAGGGCGGCTCCTACTCCTCGGATTCGTATCAGCCTGAACCTTCGGCTCGTTCCGATGGTTATCAGCCGATGCATCAGCCTCCGATGCCGCAATCTCCACCGCCGGGGCTCCCCCCGCTGCGGCAATCGCCTGGCCAGCAACATATCCAGGAGGAGCCAGCTACGGAGATCGTGCCGGCGCCGCACCTGCAGAATTTCCCGACGGTGCTGTTAGTACTCCAAGATGGTTCTAATCGTTCCTACCAAGTTCAGGAAGGTTCGAATATCATCGGGCGGGGTGTGGACGCTGATTTGCGGCTCCCGGATACTGGCGTTTCCCGCCAGCATGCGGAGGTGACGTGGGATGGCCGTGATGCTGTGCTGGTTGATTTACAGTCGACCAATGGCACTACGGTAAACAGTATGCCGGTAGAAAACTGGTTGTTGGCTGATGGCGACGTAATTGCTGTTGGCCATTCCTACATCGAAGTTCGTATCAGCGGCTAA
- a CDS encoding threonine dehydratase — MAHKIHENHDHEHGEGCGHVAVPHGDHVDYVHDGHLHHKHEDHWDECVGEGHHVHEGHDHEHGEGCGHVAVPHGDHVDYVHDGHLHHKHEDHWDECTGA; from the coding sequence ATGGCGCACAAGATTCATGAGAACCACGATCACGAGCACGGCGAGGGCTGCGGGCACGTCGCAGTACCGCACGGCGACCACGTCGACTACGTCCACGACGGCCACCTGCACCACAAGCACGAAGACCACTGGGATGAATGCGTAGGCGAGGGGCACCACGTTCACGAGGGGCACGACCACGAGCACGGTGAAGGCTGCGGGCACGTCGCAGTACCGCACGGCGACCACGTCGACTACGTCCACGACGGCCACCTCCACCACAAGCACGAAGACCACTGGGACGAATGCACGGGCGCGTAA
- a CDS encoding HNH endonuclease signature motif containing protein — protein sequence MSGSAGTAGRRAFFALQRVDNVAGRATIATNKVYLRVLMGIVGEVDFPNVELSKFAAKISTDLGWFGARKTELVLGFAYRLRTQLPLLRRLALTTGCVGLEWACAIERGLQDVPTTVSLQVLDKLDRFLVKMFTPTRENQTLPPPRRVQRRIEECLIRAAVINGAAKPALPPPEIMVYPSPTVPGRIVFNAELDELVAVEVEAAIETHARARKLTKTEALVELVCGDETTRAKHRKVVIFGVGSFQPNVPLHIDRLRVTATLTDEQRQIIAAMQPEYRNALEVAQECHAEHDPTPEQRSLVYLRDGHCMFPDCAINADHCDVDHVINYEAGGWTTGSNLQSLCRHHHNMKTDRRVAATGSIDGTITWTDPETDEIIGVVTPDGPLAGIQGGIEGITTRHSGKTPADDNTDPPEHDGRGNWGYTWSHKNTRTRKHRDQQRPTPPPDNEPPPF from the coding sequence ATGAGTGGCAGTGCTGGTACGGCGGGGCGGCGTGCGTTTTTTGCGTTGCAACGGGTGGATAATGTTGCGGGTCGGGCGACGATCGCTACGAATAAGGTGTATTTGCGGGTGTTGATGGGCATTGTGGGGGAGGTGGATTTCCCGAATGTGGAGCTGTCGAAGTTTGCGGCGAAAATTTCGACGGATCTTGGTTGGTTCGGGGCGCGGAAAACGGAATTGGTGTTGGGGTTTGCGTATCGGTTGCGGACCCAGTTGCCGTTGTTGCGTCGGTTGGCGTTGACCACTGGCTGTGTGGGTTTGGAGTGGGCGTGTGCGATTGAGCGTGGGTTGCAGGATGTGCCGACGACGGTGTCGTTGCAGGTGTTGGATAAGCTGGATCGCTTTTTGGTGAAAATGTTTACCCCAACCCGGGAGAATCAGACGCTCCCGCCGCCGCGGCGGGTGCAACGCCGCATCGAGGAATGCTTAATCCGCGCGGCGGTGATCAACGGCGCGGCGAAACCGGCTCTGCCACCGCCGGAAATCATGGTTTATCCCAGCCCCACGGTGCCCGGCCGGATCGTGTTCAACGCCGAGCTGGACGAGCTGGTAGCCGTGGAAGTCGAAGCGGCCATTGAGACCCATGCCCGCGCCAGGAAACTCACCAAAACGGAGGCGCTGGTGGAGCTTGTGTGTGGGGATGAAACCACCCGTGCGAAACATCGGAAAGTGGTGATTTTCGGGGTGGGGTCCTTCCAGCCGAATGTGCCGCTGCATATCGATCGGTTGCGCGTGACCGCCACCTTGACCGATGAGCAACGCCAGATCATTGCGGCGATGCAGCCGGAGTACCGCAACGCCCTGGAGGTGGCCCAAGAATGCCATGCGGAGCATGACCCCACCCCGGAGCAACGCAGCCTGGTGTACCTGCGCGATGGGCATTGCATGTTCCCGGATTGCGCCATCAACGCCGATCATTGTGACGTGGATCATGTGATTAATTATGAGGCGGGCGGTTGGACCACCGGCAGCAACCTGCAATCCTTGTGCCGCCACCACCACAACATGAAAACCGACCGCAGAGTCGCCGCCACTGGCAGCATCGACGGCACCATTACCTGGACCGACCCGGAAACCGATGAAATCATCGGGGTGGTCACCCCCGACGGGCCCCTCGCCGGGATCCAAGGCGGGATCGAAGGCATCACCACCCGCCACTCCGGCAAAACCCCCGCCGACGACAACACCGACCCACCCGAACACGACGGCCGCGGCAACTGGGGCTACACCTGGAGCCACAAAAACACCCGCACCCGCAAACACCGCGACCAACAACGCCCCACCCCACCACCGGACAACGAACCACCACCATTCTGA
- the thrC gene encoding threonine synthase, producing MDYISTRDSSQTPASFSDILLGGLAPDGGLYLPVEYPQVDKETLASWRKLLDTDGYAALAAEVLKLFITDIPAADLEAICARAYTYPKFSHEQIVPVTELEPGMYIGHLSMGPTAAFKDMAMQLLGELFEYELARRGESLNILGATSGDTGSAAEYAMRGRPGISVFMLTPAGRMTPFQQAQMFGLQDENIHNIALDGVFDDCQDVVKAVSADLEFKRSHSIGAVNSINWARLVAQVVYYISCWIRTTTHPDQRVSFAVPTGNFGDICAGHIAKSMGVPIDRLIVATNENDVLDEFFRTGAYRVRSSAETLETSSPSMDISRASNFERFIFDLLGRDATRTSELFGERVKAGGFSLVDDPAFPAAATTHGFLSGRSTHADRVETIRDCYKRLGVLVDPHTADGIHVARELRDKVETPIICLETALPVKFSETIIEATGSEPALPERFQDIMNAPRRVKALPNDVDVVKEFIHSNV from the coding sequence GTGGACTACATTTCAACGCGCGATTCTTCCCAAACCCCGGCCAGCTTTTCCGATATCCTGCTCGGCGGGCTGGCCCCCGATGGTGGCCTCTACCTGCCCGTGGAATACCCGCAGGTAGACAAGGAAACCCTGGCCTCCTGGCGGAAGCTTCTGGATACGGACGGTTACGCAGCGCTCGCCGCCGAGGTGCTCAAGCTTTTTATTACGGACATCCCCGCCGCCGACCTCGAGGCGATTTGCGCGCGGGCGTACACGTACCCGAAGTTTTCCCACGAGCAGATCGTGCCCGTGACCGAACTCGAGCCGGGCATGTACATCGGCCATTTGTCCATGGGGCCGACCGCCGCCTTTAAAGACATGGCCATGCAGCTACTCGGCGAACTGTTCGAATACGAACTTGCCCGCCGCGGGGAATCGCTGAACATCCTCGGCGCTACCTCGGGCGACACAGGGTCCGCCGCCGAATACGCCATGCGCGGCCGCCCCGGCATTTCCGTTTTCATGCTGACGCCCGCCGGCCGCATGACCCCCTTCCAGCAGGCACAGATGTTCGGTTTGCAGGATGAGAATATCCACAATATCGCGCTCGACGGCGTTTTCGATGACTGCCAAGATGTGGTCAAGGCCGTTTCCGCCGACCTTGAGTTCAAACGCTCGCACTCTATTGGCGCCGTAAACTCCATCAACTGGGCCCGCCTCGTAGCGCAGGTTGTGTACTACATTTCCTGCTGGATTCGCACGACCACGCACCCTGATCAGCGCGTGAGCTTCGCCGTCCCTACCGGCAATTTTGGCGACATTTGCGCAGGCCACATCGCCAAGTCCATGGGCGTTCCGATCGACCGCCTTATCGTGGCCACCAACGAAAACGACGTGCTCGACGAGTTTTTCCGCACCGGCGCCTACCGCGTCCGCAGTTCCGCCGAAACGCTCGAAACCTCCAGCCCGTCCATGGACATCTCTCGCGCCTCCAATTTCGAACGTTTTATCTTTGATTTGCTGGGTCGCGATGCCACCCGCACGTCCGAACTGTTCGGCGAAAGAGTTAAGGCTGGAGGTTTCTCGCTTGTCGACGACCCCGCCTTCCCCGCCGCCGCGACAACTCACGGTTTCCTTTCCGGACGCTCCACCCATGCCGATCGTGTTGAAACCATCCGCGATTGCTACAAACGGCTCGGTGTTCTCGTTGATCCGCATACCGCGGACGGCATCCACGTGGCCCGTGAGTTGCGGGACAAGGTCGAGACTCCGATCATTTGCCTCGAAACCGCACTGCCCGTGAAGTTCTCCGAAACCATCATCGAGGCAACAGGCAGCGAACCCGCCTTGCCAGAGCGCTTTCAAGACATCATGAACGCACCGCGCCGCGTGAAAGCACTGCCCAATGACGTTGATGTGGTGAAGGAGTTCATCCACAGCAACGTCTAA
- a CDS encoding anti-sigma factor — protein MNDNAFDDALAAEPDLSLVEDTLMRAPAPIAPPPQLRDSILAQIDDEPQVTALPQNKRPFVRMFAAAASVVALAGVGLWFATSNVTTQQPQETTTQVAAPTTANGTDHMNKIMSASDVRHGSAEVMGADLKVAVSDDMGKGCLMVAGSPTLDDGMEAQVWAVMDNGDMEFAGMIDEIPNPEGWMLIPPGTMKVMVTEEPAGGSASPSGDVLATVTLT, from the coding sequence GTGAACGACAATGCATTCGATGATGCGCTTGCGGCAGAGCCTGACTTGTCGCTGGTGGAAGACACGCTGATGCGTGCCCCAGCACCTATCGCGCCGCCGCCACAACTTCGCGACAGTATTCTCGCCCAAATCGACGATGAACCGCAGGTCACGGCCCTCCCGCAAAACAAACGTCCATTCGTAAGAATGTTCGCGGCGGCAGCAAGCGTTGTCGCCCTCGCCGGCGTTGGGCTCTGGTTCGCCACCTCAAACGTCACCACCCAACAACCGCAGGAAACAACCACGCAGGTCGCGGCCCCGACCACCGCAAATGGCACGGACCACATGAACAAAATCATGTCCGCCAGCGATGTGCGGCACGGTTCCGCGGAAGTGATGGGCGCGGACCTCAAGGTCGCGGTTTCCGACGATATGGGCAAAGGCTGCCTCATGGTCGCCGGGTCGCCTACCCTCGACGACGGCATGGAGGCACAAGTTTGGGCGGTCATGGATAACGGTGACATGGAATTCGCCGGAATGATCGATGAAATTCCAAACCCTGAAGGCTGGATGCTTATCCCCCCTGGCACCATGAAGGTGATGGTCACCGAGGAACCCGCTGGTGGCAGCGCAAGCCCTTCGGGCGACGTGCTTGCCACGGTGACACTGACATAG
- a CDS encoding sigma-70 family RNA polymerase sigma factor, whose translation MHALVSVDMESTRLVNCDQLLTNAARGDKASFAALYDALAPRVLGLCVQIVQQRAQAEEVMQEVFIEVWRRAAEFNSAKGSAQTWVLRLARLRAIDRLRSYQATLDRDHKEFRLQHASWAGSVEDEAVASLEAEQLRHVVDSIGEPHRTAVMLAYFHGLTHQELADTLDIPLGTAKTRVRDGLRKLRAVVDKKGAAR comes from the coding sequence ATGCATGCATTAGTCTCGGTGGATATGGAATCCACGCGGTTAGTCAATTGCGACCAGCTGTTGACCAATGCAGCGCGCGGCGATAAAGCATCGTTTGCCGCACTGTATGACGCGCTTGCCCCTCGTGTACTCGGTCTGTGTGTACAGATCGTTCAACAGCGAGCGCAAGCCGAGGAAGTCATGCAGGAAGTTTTTATTGAGGTTTGGCGGCGCGCCGCTGAGTTCAATTCCGCCAAAGGCAGCGCCCAAACTTGGGTACTGCGCTTGGCTCGGCTTCGAGCGATCGACCGCCTCCGCTCCTACCAGGCAACCCTGGACCGAGATCACAAGGAATTTCGGTTGCAGCATGCATCTTGGGCAGGGTCAGTCGAGGATGAGGCGGTAGCTTCGCTTGAGGCCGAACAGCTGCGTCACGTGGTGGATTCCATAGGCGAGCCGCATCGCACGGCCGTCATGTTGGCGTATTTTCACGGCTTAACACATCAAGAACTGGCCGACACTCTGGATATTCCGCTTGGTACGGCCAAAACTCGGGTGCGTGACGGATTGCGGAAACTTCGCGCGGTCGTCGATAAGAAAGGGGCAGCACGGTGA
- a CDS encoding redoxin domain-containing protein, with protein MFELAVIGLIGGIVTGVSPCILPVLPVVLAVTTSEGRRPFPVVAGIAVSFSLITLLGTLALKALGLPDSTLRWVGIIMLVLVGVGMLVPKLGHLIEAPFQRLPRLTVLQTKARGKGGFLVGLALGAVYVPCAGPVLAAVTVAGATGDIGWNTVVLTVAFAIGASAPMLVFAKIGDRIGAGHNTSVHRVAGIVVLVLAVALVFDAPAAVQRALPDWTAGVQKQLGENEHIQDVLTGARGASEGTLDHCRGTDPAELSDCGPAPEFEGLEGWFNTDAPVKVNEGKVTLVDFWAYACINCQRANEHVTKLYDAYKDAGLQVVGIHAPEYGFEREAENVRAAAEAQGIHYPVAQDNDFVTWKEYNNRYWPAHYLVDAEGKVRQIHEGEGAYAETETLVRQLLKQADPNVKLPAVVEEGTVDAVTKDRNPETYLGTQRARFYENHGYTNGTHEFSDPAGELGRFAYSISGTWNLAEDAIEPKKDGAKLKLNYRASLVQVVASGTGKLTVTRADGSKETFEVPKTPGTVDIVKVSTPQEGVLTIDAEPGIRMYSLTFG; from the coding sequence GTGTTTGAGCTCGCAGTGATCGGTCTAATAGGGGGCATAGTCACTGGTGTTTCGCCGTGCATTCTTCCCGTGTTGCCGGTGGTATTAGCGGTGACGACGAGTGAGGGGCGTCGTCCATTTCCCGTGGTCGCCGGCATCGCGGTGAGTTTCTCGCTGATTACCCTGCTGGGCACCTTGGCGCTCAAGGCGCTGGGATTGCCCGATTCCACGTTGCGGTGGGTGGGAATCATCATGCTTGTGCTGGTCGGCGTGGGGATGTTGGTGCCTAAACTTGGGCACTTGATCGAAGCTCCGTTCCAACGTTTGCCAAGGCTTACAGTGCTGCAAACCAAGGCACGGGGCAAAGGCGGATTCCTCGTCGGTCTCGCGCTTGGTGCCGTATATGTGCCGTGCGCCGGGCCGGTACTGGCGGCGGTGACTGTTGCGGGTGCCACGGGCGATATCGGCTGGAACACGGTGGTGCTTACTGTTGCGTTCGCTATCGGGGCGTCGGCACCCATGCTGGTATTCGCGAAAATTGGCGATCGCATTGGTGCCGGACACAATACCTCCGTGCATCGCGTCGCCGGCATTGTGGTGCTGGTGCTCGCAGTCGCGCTCGTTTTCGATGCCCCCGCAGCCGTGCAGCGCGCGCTCCCGGACTGGACGGCTGGCGTGCAGAAACAACTTGGGGAAAACGAACACATTCAAGATGTGCTTACCGGGGCGCGAGGCGCGTCGGAAGGGACGTTGGACCATTGCCGCGGCACCGATCCCGCCGAGCTGAGCGATTGCGGCCCCGCACCTGAGTTCGAAGGCTTGGAGGGGTGGTTTAACACCGATGCGCCGGTCAAGGTCAACGAGGGCAAAGTCACCCTGGTGGATTTCTGGGCCTATGCCTGCATCAACTGCCAGCGCGCGAACGAACACGTAACCAAGTTGTATGACGCGTACAAGGATGCCGGCTTGCAGGTGGTTGGTATCCACGCCCCCGAATACGGTTTTGAACGCGAAGCCGAAAACGTGCGGGCGGCGGCGGAAGCCCAGGGCATCCATTACCCAGTTGCCCAAGACAATGACTTTGTCACTTGGAAGGAATACAACAACCGGTACTGGCCCGCGCACTACCTCGTGGATGCGGAAGGCAAGGTGCGTCAGATCCATGAGGGTGAAGGCGCCTACGCCGAGACGGAAACCCTAGTGCGACAATTGCTGAAGCAGGCCGATCCGAACGTAAAACTACCGGCGGTGGTGGAGGAAGGCACGGTGGATGCCGTGACCAAAGACCGTAACCCGGAGACGTATTTGGGTACGCAGCGCGCCCGCTTTTACGAAAACCACGGTTATACCAACGGTACGCACGAGTTTTCGGACCCCGCCGGCGAGCTAGGACGGTTCGCGTACAGCATTTCCGGGACGTGGAACCTTGCAGAAGATGCCATCGAACCGAAGAAAGACGGCGCGAAACTTAAGCTGAACTACCGGGCATCGCTGGTACAGGTGGTGGCATCTGGCACCGGGAAGCTTACGGTGACGCGTGCGGACGGCTCCAAGGAAACCTTCGAGGTTCCGAAGACCCCGGGCACCGTGGACATTGTCAAGGTTTCCACCCCGCAGGAAGGCGTGCTGACCATCGATGCTGAGCCCGGAATCCGGATGTATTCCTTAACGTTCGGCTAA
- a CDS encoding mycothiol transferase — translation MKVRDLYRDFALRPVEAAGYLPALTHQQLNTSLMGHPNTIAWLLWHAGREVDMQLAELTGAEEVWRAEGFRERFDLGPIGDTMGYGHTPAEAALIVVNSQQLLVEYLTAALNACVAYADQLEEGEWDEIVDRSWEVPVTRGVRLVSLVDDAAQHVGQAAYVAGALTA, via the coding sequence ATGAAGGTTCGAGATCTTTACCGTGACTTTGCCCTGAGGCCAGTGGAGGCGGCGGGATACCTGCCCGCCCTGACACACCAGCAATTGAACACCAGCCTGATGGGCCATCCGAACACGATCGCGTGGTTGTTGTGGCATGCCGGGCGGGAGGTAGACATGCAGCTTGCGGAGCTCACCGGCGCCGAGGAGGTGTGGCGCGCGGAGGGGTTCCGCGAGCGCTTTGATCTCGGCCCGATCGGCGACACGATGGGCTATGGGCATACACCTGCGGAGGCCGCGCTCATTGTGGTCAATTCCCAACAATTGCTCGTTGAATACCTTACCGCCGCCCTTAATGCCTGCGTCGCCTACGCCGACCAGCTGGAGGAAGGCGAGTGGGACGAGATCGTGGACCGTTCCTGGGAGGTTCCGGTCACCCGAGGCGTCCGCTTGGTTTCCCTCGTTGATGATGCCGCCCAGCACGTTGGCCAGGCCGCATACGTGGCGGGTGCGCTCACCGCATAG
- a CDS encoding cryptochrome/photolyase family protein, which translates to MSAILWLRRDLRAFDHPGLDAALELPDVRVIYAADPPRSSFQNDAVTAALFELSNELRERGLELERGTVADIINAKPERVIVTADYTPAGLRRDKQVSKALGGGIMESLDCNYAVPPGVLHTGTGGHYKVFTPYYRAWSECGWEAPNLACAGGQAWADWLEFLEYRLPGYAEQRDRPDLDGTSRISHHLSVGALHPRGLLETLSESDAPVADRQAFARELAFREFYADFLYHRPETATENVNPKFARFRWDEATEDFECWKDGTTGYPIIDAGMRQLLATGWMHNRVRMLVASFFTKDLHLPWQLGAEYFREMLVDFDEATNQHSWQWCAGTGTDASPYFRIFNPQTQGKRFDPQANYIKRWVPELAATPAADIHAMRNLPERYPLPIVDHAEARREALARYQELR; encoded by the coding sequence TTGAGCGCCATTTTGTGGCTGCGGCGGGACCTGCGCGCGTTCGATCACCCAGGGTTGGACGCGGCGCTGGAACTGCCAGACGTGCGCGTGATCTACGCCGCCGATCCGCCTCGCTCAAGCTTTCAAAACGACGCCGTGACCGCCGCACTTTTCGAACTGAGCAACGAATTGCGTGAGCGCGGGTTGGAGCTGGAACGCGGAACGGTAGCGGACATTATCAACGCAAAACCCGAACGTGTGATCGTCACTGCGGATTACACGCCTGCCGGATTGCGGCGCGATAAACAGGTTTCAAAAGCCCTTGGCGGGGGCATCATGGAATCCTTGGATTGCAATTACGCGGTGCCGCCAGGCGTGTTACACACCGGCACGGGCGGGCACTACAAGGTGTTTACTCCGTACTATCGTGCCTGGTCAGAATGCGGCTGGGAGGCCCCAAACCTGGCCTGTGCCGGTGGGCAAGCGTGGGCGGATTGGCTGGAATTCTTGGAATACCGGCTGCCTGGATACGCCGAGCAGCGGGACCGCCCGGACCTTGATGGAACCTCGCGGATCTCGCACCATTTGAGCGTTGGCGCGCTGCATCCACGTGGGCTCTTAGAAACATTGAGCGAGAGCGACGCGCCGGTGGCGGACCGGCAGGCGTTTGCACGGGAGCTGGCGTTCCGCGAATTCTATGCCGACTTCCTGTACCACCGCCCCGAAACCGCGACCGAAAATGTTAACCCGAAATTCGCGCGCTTCCGCTGGGACGAAGCCACCGAAGATTTCGAATGCTGGAAGGACGGCACTACCGGCTACCCAATCATCGATGCGGGCATGCGCCAATTGCTGGCTACGGGGTGGATGCACAATCGAGTGCGCATGCTGGTGGCGAGCTTTTTCACCAAAGATCTCCACTTGCCATGGCAGCTCGGAGCCGAATACTTCCGCGAAATGCTTGTGGATTTCGACGAAGCCACCAACCAACATTCCTGGCAATGGTGCGCTGGCACCGGCACAGATGCCTCCCCGTATTTCCGCATCTTTAACCCCCAGACGCAAGGGAAACGCTTTGACCCACAAGCGAACTACATTAAACGCTGGGTTCCCGAGCTGGCTGCCACGCCGGCGGCGGATATCCACGCAATGCGCAACCTGCCGGAGAGGTACCCATTGCCTATCGTCGACCATGCGGAGGCACGACGCGAAGCCTTGGCGCGATATCAGGAATTGCGATGA
- a CDS encoding succinic semialdehyde dehydrogenase, which translates to MTSTVAPIIVTDPRTGETYGEVPASTAADTQRAFTAARNAQAAWVTTPLKERSKIMLRFHDLVLEHQDELLDVIQAETGKNRASAFDEVLDVAITARHYARRAQRLLRPRRAKGALPVLTRTLVDHSPKGVVGIISPWNYPLTLSISDAIPALLAGNAVVLKPDSQTPFTALLGVHLLVEAGLPLELFQVVTGSGAVVGTEIAQQADYLMFTGSTATGRQLAAIAGERLIDFSAELGGKNPMIVAPDADLNRAAADAVRACFSNTGQLCVSIERIYVHEAIAESFTERFVAATQALRIGGGGWTEDVGSMISPAQVDSAIAMIDDALNRGARLLTGGTRLPELGESYLSPTILTDVPEDAQLYREEVFGPVVYMETVASLEEAVRKANDTEYGLNAAVLAAPYTGWNIALHLHAGSVNINEGFAATFGSVDAPMGGWKASGAGRRHADGGLLKYTESRTISEQRLVPIAGPKGLARDKYAALMTTALRLGKWVL; encoded by the coding sequence ATGACCAGCACCGTGGCCCCCATCATTGTCACCGATCCCCGCACAGGCGAAACCTATGGCGAAGTGCCCGCAAGCACCGCCGCCGACACCCAGCGCGCCTTTACAGCCGCCCGAAACGCGCAGGCAGCGTGGGTGACAACGCCCCTTAAAGAACGCTCCAAGATTATGTTGCGCTTCCACGACTTGGTACTAGAACACCAAGACGAATTGCTGGATGTGATTCAGGCCGAAACCGGAAAAAATCGTGCCAGCGCTTTCGATGAGGTGCTGGATGTTGCGATCACGGCGCGTCATTACGCGCGGCGGGCGCAACGATTGCTCAGACCGCGCCGCGCCAAGGGCGCCCTGCCCGTGCTCACGCGCACCCTGGTGGACCACAGCCCCAAAGGGGTGGTGGGCATTATTTCCCCATGGAATTACCCGCTCACGCTTTCGATTTCGGACGCGATCCCGGCGTTATTGGCGGGCAATGCGGTGGTGCTCAAGCCGGATTCGCAAACGCCGTTTACCGCACTATTGGGCGTGCACCTGCTGGTCGAGGCCGGGTTGCCGCTGGAACTATTTCAGGTGGTCACGGGGTCCGGCGCGGTGGTCGGGACCGAGATCGCGCAGCAGGCCGATTACCTGATGTTTACCGGTTCCACGGCGACGGGCCGGCAGCTCGCCGCCATTGCGGGTGAACGTTTGATCGATTTCTCCGCGGAGCTGGGCGGCAAAAACCCGATGATCGTCGCGCCGGATGCGGACCTCAACCGCGCCGCCGCCGATGCCGTGCGAGCGTGCTTTTCAAACACCGGACAACTCTGCGTTTCCATCGAACGAATTTACGTTCACGAAGCCATTGCGGAGAGCTTTACCGAACGCTTTGTCGCAGCCACGCAGGCATTGCGCATCGGCGGCGGCGGCTGGACCGAAGACGTCGGCTCCATGATCTCCCCCGCCCAGGTCGACAGCGCCATCGCCATGATTGACGACGCCCTGAACCGCGGCGCCCGCCTCCTCACCGGCGGCACCCGCCTCCCGGAGCTGGGCGAATCATATCTCTCCCCCACGATCCTTACCGACGTGCCCGAAGACGCTCAGTTATACCGCGAAGAGGTGTTCGGGCCGGTGGTGTATATGGAAACTGTTGCATCGCTTGAAGAGGCGGTCCGAAAGGCAAACGATACCGAGTACGGCCTCAATGCCGCGGTGCTGGCGGCACCGTACACGGGTTGGAATATTGCCCTACATTTGCATGCCGGATCAGTGAATATCAACGAAGGATTCGCGGCTACGTTCGGCAGCGTGGATGCCCCGATGGGTGGTTGGAAAGCGTCGGGGGCGGGGCGTCGACACGCGGACGGAGGCTTGCTTAAATACACGGAATCGCGCACGATTTCGGAACAACGTCTGGTGCCCATCGCGGGGCCAAAGGGCTTGGCGCGGGACAAGTACGCCGCATTGATGACCACCGCGCTGCGGCTAGGAAAGTGGGTTCTTTGA